The proteins below are encoded in one region of Mangifera indica cultivar Alphonso chromosome 7, CATAS_Mindica_2.1, whole genome shotgun sequence:
- the LOC123221465 gene encoding uncharacterized protein LOC123221465 translates to MTVKETLASILRLQQLNSPVIDETINRQVNPEYPFDEDQSSKGDYTPVPLLLATERGIAEIGNRLLERAEEVTLFHYAMLRNKENKTCEELFKTKHNERLKRAQQWRKDTPHSCTAVAVLVAIVTFSAAYTVPGGSNEKGFPVFLNNTLFLVFTVMEAIALTCSLTSIVMFLFFLT, encoded by the exons ATGACTGTGAAAGAAACCCTAGCGTCGATTTTGAGACTCCAGCAACTCAATTCGCCCGTCATTGATG AAACCATTAATAGGCAAGTGAACCCAGAGTATCCATTTGATGAAGACCAGTCTTCAAAGGGAGATTATACGCCAGTCCCGTTATTGCTGGCGACTGAAAGGGGAATAGCAGAGATTGGAAACAGGTTACTAGAA CGTGCAGAGGAGGTAACACTCTTCCACTACGCCATGTTGCGCAACAAGGAAAACAAGACTTGCGAAGAGCTATTCAAAACGAAGCACAATGAACGACTCAAGCGAGCACAGCAATGGAGAAAAGACACTCCTCACTCTTGCACTGCAGTGGCTGTTCTCGTTGCTATCGTGACCTTCTCAGCTGCCTACACTGTACCAGGAGGTTCCAATGAGAAGGGATTTCCAGTTTTCCTCAACAACACTCTCTTCTTGGTTTTCACAGTCATGGAGGCTATTGCTTTAACTTGCTCCTTGACCTCCATTGTAAtgttcttgttcttcctcacatAG